The window GCAGCGACATCCCCGGCGGCAATCACGACACGCTGATCAAGTCGATCAAGGACAAGCTGCTGCCGCTCGGCGACGATGTCGGCTTCATCTGCGGCCACGGCCCCGGCTCCAGCATCGGCCAGGAGCGCATGACCAATCCGTTCCTCACCGGGGCGACGTAAGGCGGGGCCCGCCGCTTCCCTCACTCCGCTGCGACCATCTGATCGGCGTTCGCTTCCGCCAGATGCCGCGCGCCCCAGTTGCGGATGGCGGCGATGACGGGCACAAAACTCTTGCCCTTGCGGGTCAGGCGATATTCGACCTTGGGCGGCACGACGCCAAAATCCTTGCGGTCGATCAGCCCTTGCTCGGTGAGCGCCTTCAATTCGCGGGAGAGCACACGGGGTGCGATTACGGCGCTGCCGCTTGAGCCGCGCAACAGTCCGGTTCTGATCTCGCTGTAGCGCTTGGGACCATCCTGCAGGTCCCAGACGATGCGCAGCTTGTACTTGCCGCTGATCATCTTCTGGAACGCCGCCACCGGACAGCCGCAAGCCTGCGCTGATTTGGCGTTTGCCATGGCATCCCTTCCGCAAGGCTTCACCGCTTCAGGATATCGGCAAGCGCAGATAAGTCCATAGTATCATTTTTGTCCATACTTGCGTTATCGCCCCTGACGGCGCCAGATTGAGGCCGGCAACGGGAGGCGAGCGATGATCCTCGTGAGCGGCGCGACCGGACTGAACGGGCAAGAGTTGCTGCGCGTGTTGTCGGCAAAGGGCGTCGCCGTGCGCGCGCTGGTGCGCAACCCGGCGAAAGCGGACGCGATCGCGGCGCTGCCGCATGTCCAACTCGTGCAAGGCGACATGGCGCGCCCGGAAACGCTTGCCGCGGCGCTGCGCGACGTCGAGCGTGCGATGCTGATTTCGTCGTCGGCCCCTGACATGCTCGAAGTGCAGTCGAACTTCATCGATGCGGCAAAAAGGGCCGGCGTCAAACACGTGATAAAATTGTCCGGAATCATGCCGGAACTCGATTCGGCATTTCGCTTCGCGCGGATGCATGGCGAGATCGAGCAGCGGCTGGAAGCCTCCGGACTGGCGTTCACCCATCTGCGGGCCGGCGAGTTCATGCCGGCCTATTTCCGGCAAGTCCCCAATATCGTCGCCAAGGGGGCGATGTTCTTACCCATGGAAGATGCCAGGATCGCCTCGATTGACGTCGGCGATATCGCCGAGATCACGGCGCGCGTGCTGACCGGCTCGGGACACGAGGGCAAGATCTATCCCCTCACCGGCCCAGAAGCGCTGACCATGACCGAGGTCGCCGAAAAGCTCTCCGCCGCCACCGGCAAAACCATCCGCTATGTCAACGTGCCGCCGGAAGATGCGCGCAAAGCCCAATTGGCCGCCGGCATGCCGCCTTATCTCGCCGATGCGCTGTTCGAATTATTCGCGGAACGTCGCAACGGCAAGGAGGCAGCGGTCTGGCCCGACGCCGGCACCTTGCTCGGGCGGCGGCCGAAATCGTTCGACGAATTCGCCAGGCGCCATGCCGCGATATTCCGCGGCGAGGCGCCGCCTCCGAAAGTGTGAAGGGAGCGATCGATGAAGCACTTTATGATCAAATATCAGTTCGCCAACGGCGCAGCTGAGGAATGGCACCGCGAAATAACGCGGTTCATTGCCGCGCTCGACAGCGATCCCGACCTGAAGGGCAGGATCGGCTACTGCGTCATGAAGAACCGCGACGATGCGAGCTACTTTCATCTCGCTACGGCTGCCGACGAACAGGCCATCAAGACGCTGCAGGCGCGGGATTTCTTCAAGCACTATACGGAGAAGACGAGGCAGGTCGCCGGCGGCGAAGTGGTGGTGACGCCGATTGAAGTGATCGCGGAGACGGCGGCGTAGCTCGGGCCTCGTGGTTCGAGACGCCGCTTCGCGGCTCCTCACCATGAGGAGTTAGACCTCATCCTGAGGAGCGGCCACTTGGCCGCGTCTCGAAGGATGAAGCCGCAGTGGCTGACGCCCGACCCCTATCCCGAAATCATGCTGCGAATTTTCCGCGCGAGATTGTCGAGTTCGAACGGTTTGGTGATCATCTCCATGCCCGCCTGCAAGAACCCCTGAGATACCGCAGCGCTCTCGGCGTAGCCGGTCATGAACAGGATCTTTAAGCCAGGCCGCGTTTCCCGCGCCTGGTCGGCGAGCTGGCGGCCGCTGATGCCGGGCAGGCCCACGTCAGTGACGAGTAAATCGATCCGCGCGCTGGTGCGCAGGACGCGCAGGCCCGACGGTCCATCGACCGCCTCGAGCGTCCGAAAACCCTGGTCCTGCAACATTTCGAGAATCACGCCGCGCACGGTCGGCTCGTCCTCGACTACCAGCACGGTTTCGCCGGTAAAGGCATGTTCGGTCGTCCTCGCGGCTGACCCGAGCGGCGCGGCAACGCCGCCTTGGTGGCGCGGCAAATAGAGCCTGATCGACGTTCCCTGCCCCACCCGGCTGTCGATCGTCGCGTGGCCGTTCGACTGCCGCGCAAATCCATAGATCATCGAAAGCCCGAGACCGGTGCCTTGCCCGATCGGCTTGGTGGTGAAGAACGGATCGAAAGCGCGCGCCGCCACCTCCGCGCTCATGCCGACGCCGGTGTCGGTGACCTCGACGCAGATGTAATCGCCGGGCGAAAGCGCCGGCGTATCGGCGGTTACGCTGTCGAGGCGCACGTTGGAAGTTGCGATGGTGAGCGTGCCGCCCTCCGGCATGGCGTCGCGGGCGTTGATGGCGAGATTGAGCAGCGCGCTTTCCAGCTGATTGGGATCGCACAGCGTCCACCAGAGATCGGCGGCGGCGGCGATCTGGAGGTCGATGGTCTCGCCGATGGTCCGGCGCAACAGATCCTCCAGCGACACGATGAGCTGATTGACGTCGACGCCTTTCGGGATCAGCGGCTGGCGCCGCGCAAAGGCGAGCAGGCGATGGGTGAGCGCGGCGGCGCGGTTCGCCGAGGTCATCGCCGCGTCAATATAGCGCGCGACATTTTCGGTGCGTCCCTGATCGAGACGGGTCTGCAGCAAATCGAGCGAGCCGACGATGCCGGTCAACAGATTGTTGAAATCGTGTGCGATGCCGCCGGTCAATTGCCCGACCGCCTCCATCTTCTGCGACTGCCGCAACGCCTCTTCGGTCGCTTTCAGCCGTTCGGCCGCGGCCTTCTCCACGGTCACGTCGCGCGCCACCGCAAAAATGCGGTCCTGATCCGGTACGCCGGTCCACGACAGCCAGCGATAGGACCCGTCCTTGTGCCGAAAGCGGCCTTCGAATCTCACTGTCAGATTGCCCTGAATCAGATGGCCGACATCCATCCGGGTCAGTCCGCCATCGTCGGGATGCTCCAGCCATTCCGACGTCCGGTTCAATAATTCAGCCTCGCTCCAGCCGAACGTTCTGGTCCAGGCCGGGTTGACCGTCCGCCAGACGCCGTTGCGATCCACGATCACCAACATGTCCTGCGTCACGTTCCAGATCCGGCTACGCTCGCGCAGCTTGACGGCAGCAAGGTAGTCCTCGGTCACGTCGCGGCAAACCACCAGCACGCCGCCGATGCCGTCGTCCTCGTCGATCGGGCTATAGCCATAGGTCCAGTAGACTTGCTCGAGCCGGCCGTGACGGGTCACCGGAACCAGCTGGTTCTCATGCCAGGTGGCGCCGCCGCCGCGCATCACCTGCTCGATCTGGGGACCGATGATGGGCCAGATTTCGGCCCAGCACTCGCGTCCGCGTTGACCGAGCGCGCTCGGATGGCGCTCGGGTCCCATGGTCTGGCGGTAGGCGTCGTTATAGAATTGAATGAGTTCTTCGCCCCACCAGATGAACATCGGGTGGTTGGTATTGAGCAAGATTCGAACCGCCGTGCGCAGGCTTTGCGGCCAGGTTTCGGGCTTCCCCAGCGGACTTGCCGACCAATCATAGGCCCGCATCAAGGCGCCCATCTCCCCGCCGCCGGCGAGGAAATCCGCAGAGCTCCGTTTGTTGAGTTTCAACATCTGGGATTGGCGGCCAATTCAGCACAAGTTGGCAGCCGGAACTTAACCGCCTGTCACAATCCCACCAAACTCGCAGCCCCCGCCTCCGGTTCCAATATTTTTGGCCCGCAAGGCAAAATAACGCATGCTGGCGCAGCCGCCGCTGATGGCGACGCCGATCCAATCGCGAGGAAACGCTTATTTCATCAGGCCCGCGGCGGTAAGCGCGCGGGTGATGACGCTGCCAACGTCGATCGCACGACGCCGCGATGGTTCAGGACCACGATTGAGCGTCGTCCGCGGCCAGAGCACGTCGGCGAGATCCGGCGTCGGCGCAGGGGCAACCACCGGAACTATCTTTACGGCTTGCTTCGAATTTTTCGCCGCAGCCTCCTTCGAAGCTGCTTTCTCTTTTGGAGCCGCGTTGGGCTTAGGAATCCACCCGGTCAGGCCGAAGAAACTTGCGATATGATAGGACGACGAGATCCCCGCCTCGATCAGGTGCGCGCCTTGTGCGCCGTAGCGTTCGTCATTGTCGGCGATACCGAGCGGGGTGCCGTGGGCCATGTCGGTGATGGTGTAGGATTCGACGATGGTCTCGCCGTCCGCGTTCCACCAGACCTGACGGGGGTAGCCGTCGACATTCGCCTCCGACATCGGCGCCTGAGGCAGTTGATGCACGTCGAGCCACTGCTTGAGGATCTCGTTGGCGTTCGCCGGGTTGACGGTGCGATCGGCACTGCCATGCCATACCGAGAGTTTTGGCCAGGGTCCCCTGTGAGTTGAAGCGTTGCGCACCAGATCGCCCAACTCTGATGCCGGGTTGGCTGGCGTCTGGAACATTCCGTTCAAGGCTTCCCGCACATTGGTGGCGACGCCGAAAGGAAGGCCGGCAATCACCGCGCCAGCCGCGAACACCTCCGGATAGGTTGCAAGCATCACCGAGGTCATGGCGCCGCCGGCGGAAAGCCCGGTGACGAAGATCCGTTGCGCGCTGATTTTGTGCTCGCCAACCATCTGCGCGATCATTTGCCGGATCGAACAGGCTTCGCCGCTGCCGCGCGCAGTGTCTTCCGGATTGAACCAGTTGAAGCAGGTTTGCCCGTTGTTTACGGCCTGCTGCTCGGGCATCAGCAAGGCAAAACCGTAGCGCTTGGCGAGCGTCGACCAGCCGGCGCCGAAATCATAGCCGGCAGCGGTTTGGCCGCATCCGTGCAGGACGACAACCAGCGCGCTCGGCTCCTGAAGATTGGCAGGCACGAAGGAGAACATCCGGAGATCGCCGGGATTGGAGCCAAAGCCCGTGGTCTCAACCAGGGGACTGCGCAGCCCCGCATTCAGGCCCTTCCCGAAGTCAGAAAAGCCATTGATTCCATTCAACTTTGGCAGATGTCGCAGGAATTCGACATTTTTTGCAAGGGACACCGGCAGCTCCGTCATCAGTGAGATTCACTAACCTCAACCCTGACCAGATAGTTGCTGCAGTGCAAAATAAAAAGACCGTGTGCTGTCATTCCCCAGAATTTACTGCCGGTAACCTTGATCTGCCGTATTCGCACCCCGCGCGCCGCATCCACGACAGAAATGCGACGCTGGTGAGAATCGACAGCGCAAATAGCGCCACAGATGCGTAGAGCGCGAGCCGCACCGAGGTGACAGCCTCGATCGCAAAAAATACCGCGCCGATCGCCGCTATGCCGGCGGCGTTGGCGATTTGCGAGGTCGTTCCGTACATGCCCGAGCCGGAGCCGGCGCTTGCCGCCTTCACCGTGGACAAGACCGTGCCGGACAACGGCGCCATCACCAACCCCTGGCCGTAACCGAAAATCACAAGCAGCAGCGCCAGCAAGGAGGCCGTCGGCGTCGCCACCAACGCGACCGTCAGCGCCAGCGCCGCGAGGCCCGCCACTTGAGTGGCGCAACCTTCGATCAGCACCAGCGTGCCGCGATGCCGCGCCCGCAACGCGCTGTGCCGCGAGGCGATGACGAAGGCGATCGCGAGCGGCACGAACACCAGGCCGGCCTGCAGCGGCGGAATATGCAGGCCGCGCTGCATGAACAGGGTCATGATCAGATAGAACGACAAATTGGCGAAAAAGAAGAAGAAGGCGGCGCCGAGGCCACGCATGAAGGCTCTATCCGACAACAGCGCCAGATCGATCAGCGGCATGCCGCCGCGGCTTGCGACCGCTCGTTCGAGGCGCAGGAACGCGGCAATGATGGCGACGCCCGCCGCCATCACCAGCCAGAGCCACGGTGCCCACCCCACATCGTGCCCGAACAACAGCGGCCCGATCAGGCACAATACTCCGGTGAACAGGACGATGGCGCCGGGAATGTCGAGCCGTGTGCCGGCGCGCTGCGGCACCGTCGGCATGATCTTCCACGCCGCCGCGATGATCGCCAGGCCGAACGGCACGTTGACAAAAAACACCACACGCCAGCCGAGCCCGGCTAGATTGGAGGTCACCAGCACGCCGCCGAGCGCAAAACCGGCCGCGCCAGCCAGCCCAAGCACGACGCCGTAAATGCCGAAGGCGCGGCTGCGCGAGGCGTCCGGGAACAACAGATGAAGGGTGGCAAGCACCTGCGGCACCATCAGCGCCGCGGTCGCGCCTTGCGCCAGCCGCGCCGTAATGAGCTCAGCGCCTGATCGCGCAAGACCGCACCACAGCGAGGTGAGCGTGAAGCCCAACACGCCGGCCAGAAATACATTCCGGGTGCCGTAGATATCGCCGAGCCGGCCGCCGGTGACCACCAATGTCGCATAGGCAATAAGATAGATCGCAATCACGGATTCGATCTGCGCCGGGCTCGCATGCAGCTCGGTCGCGATGGTCGGTATCGCGACATTGACGATGAAAGCATCGACACCGAACATGAATTGGGCGGCGACGACGATCGCGAGCACCCACCAGCGGCGCGACGATTCGAGGTTGGCTGAAACCATCTGATGCATGGGGAAGCGGCCTTGTCCGATATCTGCTGCCTCCGATGATCTCAGCATTCGCGCGTCCCGGCGATTACCTCCGAGGTAGGGATTTTCAAAGTTTTGGCCCGATTGCTGCATGGTGAACGGCCTCTAGACCTTATTTCCAGCCGTCTTTTCGAGTTCGGACCGCCCTCGATGTACGACTTTGACATGGTTGTGATCGGCTCCGGCCCTTCCGGCCGCAGAGCCGCCGTGCAATTCGCAAAGCTCGGCCGGTCGGTTCTGGTGGTGGAAAAAGGCCGGCGGGTCGGCGGCGTTTCGGTCCATACCGGGACCATCCCCTCCAAAACCCTGCGCGAGACCGTGCTCAACCTTTCCGGCTGGCGCGAGCGCGGCTTTTACGGCCGTTCCTACCGGGTGAAGCAGGATATCGGCGCCACCGACCTGATGGCGCGGCTGCAGAAGACCCTCGACCATGAAGTCGAAGTGCTGGAGCATCAGTTCAGCCGCAACATGGTCAAGACCGCCTGTGGCGAGGGCCGTTTTGTCGGGCCACACCAGATCGAGGTCACCGCTGAAAACGGTGAGACCAAAATGGTGTCCGCCGCGCACGTCCTGATCGCCTGCGGCACGCGGCCGTTCCGCCCCGATTATGTCCCGTTCGACGGCAGATGCGTGTTCGACAGCGACGAGATCATCGAGCTGCCAAAGCTGCCGCGCAGCCTTGCCGTGATCGGCGCCGGCGTGATCGGGGTCGAATATGCCACCATCTTCTCCGCGCTCGACGTCGCCGTGACCTTGATCGAACCGCGGCCGACATTCCTGGATTTCATCGACAAGGAACTAATCGACGAGTTCATGCACGAGCTGCGCGACCGCAATGTCGCGGTCCGGCTCGGCTCCAAGGTCAATTCGATCGAGCACAGCGCAAACGGCGGCATCGTCACAAAACTTTCCGACGGCCGCAACGTCAGTTCCGAAATGCTATTGTTCGCGGCGGGGCGGGTCGGCGCCACCGACCGGCTCAATCTCGAAGCGGCCGGGATCGCGGTCGACCATCGCGGCCGCATTGCGGTCGATCCATTGACGCTGCAAACCAACGTGCCCCACATCTATGCGGCCGGCGACGTGATCGGGTTTCCGAGCCTCGCCTCGACCTCGATGGAGCAGGGGCGGGTCGCTGCCTGTCATGCGCTCGGCATGGAGCCGATGGCACCGCCCGAATTCTTCCCCTACGGGATCTATTCGGTGCCGGAGATTTCGACCACGGGCCTGACGGAAGAGGAAGTGCGGACCCGCGGCATCCCTTACGAGGTCGGCGTCGCGCGCTTTCGCGAAACCTCGCGCGGCCATATCATGGGGCTCAACAGCGGCATGATGAAGATGATCTTCTCGACCAAAACGAGACGGCTATTGGGCGTGCACATTCTCGGCGAGGGCGCGACCGAACTTATTCATATCGGACAGGCTGTGCTCAACCTCAAAGGCACGATCGATTATTTTATCCAGAACACTTTTAATTATCCGACGCTGGCGGAGGCTTACAAGATCGCCGGGCTGGATGCGTGGAACAGGATGACGAGGTAACTCAGGAGTCCGTCATTGCGAGGAGCGCTTGCGACGAAGCAATCCAGCTTTCGCTCCGCGAAAAGGAAGCTGGATTGCTTCGCTGCGCTCGCAATGACGATTAAATCGCCTTCAATTTCCGATAGGCGAACCACACCATTTTCAACAACAGCCAGCCGTCGCGAAACCGCGAGATCTGGGTTTCACCAAACGTGCGCGCCTTGTAGTGGATCGGGGTCTCGATGATTTTTAGATTCTGTTTGGCCGCGCCGAAGATCAGGTCGAAATCGCCGAACGGATCGAAATTGCCGAAATAGTCGCGCTCGCGCGCCAGCACCTCGTAATCCTTTCGCAGCAGCACCTTGGTGCCGCAAAGCGTGTCGGTCAGGCGGGTGTTGACGAGGTAGCTGAAGAGATAGGCAAAGCAGCGGTTGGCGATCAAATTGAGCGGCCGCATCGCCTCGTTTTCCATCGGGTAGATCAGCCTGGTGCCGTTGACGAACTCGGCCTTGCCGGTCTCGATCACCGCGTGATATTTCGGCAGCGCTTCCGGCGGCATCGTCAGATCGGCGTCCAGAATCATCAAGACGTCGCCGGTCGCCGCAGCAAAGCCCTTGCGGACCGCATCGCCCTTGCCCTTGCCGTCCTGTTTCAGCACCTTGATGTCCCACTGGTCCTTGTAGGCGTCGCGGACGCGTTCGCATTCCTCAAACGTGCCGTCGCTGGAATTGCCCTCGACGAACAGGATCTCCTGCGACGAGCCGAATCGGGGCATGCGCAGGATCGCGTTTTCGACGTTGCCTTTCTCGTTGCGGCAGGGAACGAGAATGCTCACGGAGAATTTCCGGTCCGGAAAATGGCGGACTGGACGCCCGACGATATAGGTCCGCAAGCACAGCTTCCTGATCCCCGGCAATGGCGCGATGAACCGGTTGACGAACGGGCCGAGCCCGAACCAGCGCAACGGGATCAATTGCCGCTGCTCCTGGCTGATCACCTCGAAATCCGCAAGATCCATCAGGTTCAGGAAGTCAGCGGTAGCGATGTAGTTGATTTTCGGTTGCCTGGAGCGCAGACGCAGCGCTTCGGCAAGCTTCAGCATCGGCTCCCACAAATGCGAGTAATAGGAGATGATGATCCGCGTCGACGGCGCGCATAGATGATGCACCAGACTCAGCGTGCCGTCGATGTCCTCGAACATGCCGATCGTGTCGGCGATCACGATGTAATCGAACGGTCCCTCGATGCCGGCGAGCGTCGCCGGATCTTCCGCATCACCCAGGACAAAATGCAGATCGGGATGCAGCTCCTCGGCCTTCGCAATGGCCTTGGCGCTGAAGTCGACGCCGACGCCGTAGGAAGGCGCAAGCGCAGCCAGCAATTGGCCGCGGCCGCAACCTAATTCCAGCACCCGTTTGCCCGGCGGAATCAGAAAGCGCATGAACTTGCGGTCGTCTTCACGATAGGCGGCATTGAACTGGCCCGGACGATCGAGCTCGTCGCCGGCTGCCTCAAAGTGCTGCAAAAACTCGAGTTTCCGCTGATTCTGCGACGGCGAGTAAGGGATTTTGGAATTCATGACAGCCTCGAATGGACCCTGGAATTCAAGACCTGCCAATTGCCTGCCAATTTGCGTTCTCCAACCATCAGCCGCCGCGTATCAGAAGAAACACGGTCCGCAACTCGATCAGCTTGTCGCCCTCATTGAATTTCACCGGGTTCGGGTCAAGCAAAGCGAGATTTGGTGCAGCTTTTACACTTTCCACGGTGGGAAAATAGCCCTTGTCAATAACGTAGGCGCCGACGTCCCGCGTTACCTTGCCGGCCAGCAGGCTGCTGATCACCAGCGGCCGGTTCTGAAAATATTCGTAGGTCAATCGCGGGACGCTGGCATAGATGATGACGAAGCCCTCGCCAAATTGCGCGAACGGCGTCTTATAAGCAAATTCGACGGCGCGCTTGGTTCCGGCGAGGTACGAATTGATTTCCGCGAGATCTGCATTCGCCCGCGCGCTAAAGCCTGTTCTGCTCGTTAGGAGGGTATCCAGCGGCCATATCAATTGACGCGCCATAAATAAAATAGCGATCGAAGCGAAAGCTGCTGCAGCCAACCGAGGTCTAAAACGCCATGATTTCGTGAGCAGATAGAAGCAGACAACGCATGCCGGCAAGGTTGCGGAAACGCCGGCGGTATAATGCATGTCGTAGTGCTTCAAAACGATAAGCGCCGAAAGTAGCGCGGCCACGCCCGTTCCAATGCAGAGGACCGCAACCGGTGTTTGCCCGGCTCGCTTAAATCCAGCGACCAGGCCCGCGATCACGAGACCGGCTCCGCCGAACAGAGCGATCGGTACGGCGTAAGCACGGTCGACCGGTATCGTCATAATCGCACGCCGGATTTCGCCCGCGCTGACCACGGTCGGATCGCCGGTCCCGTATAATTGCGAACCCAGGATGACCGCCCTGTGGTACCAATAGAGATCGCGAAATGAATCCCAACCGATGACGAGAAATCCCGTGGCGAGGACGATCAAGGCAAAGCTGCCGACATAGACGCTGAGCAGCCAAAATCCCCGTGACCAGCCCACCCGGCAAAAAACCAGCTTCATGAAAATCGCGGCATAGAGCGCAAACGCGATGTAAATGTAGGATAGTTTGTTCAGGTAGGCGAGCGCGCCGACGCAGCCCGCGAACACCAAGATGCTGGGGTCGATATCCTTCTCATAGGCAAGCCGCACCATCACCGCCAGAAACAGGCCGTTGATGAGCATCGCGAATGCATCCATTCCCACCGTCATGAACATCTGCAGGGTTGCCGAGGTCGAGACCAGCCAGAGCGCTAATGCAGCTGCGGTGACCAGCCCGGGAACCAGCTTGCGTGCGGCCCGCGCAAAGACGTAAACGCCGGCCGCGCCCACCAAGGCTCCAAGAATCAAGATGATCCGATGATAATCGTCGACGTGGGCGAGCACCGTGCTGAAGAAATTCGCTCCCGAGGCGACAGGATATCCCGCAAGCGCGAGCGCGAGCCAGCTCATCAGATAGAAGGTTACTCCGGGATGGTAAGACAGCCCGACAGCTTCGTACATTTGCCGGTCGGCCAGCCGATAGGCCATATTCAGCGCGTCCGCGAGGCCAAGCGGTTCATAGTCGGTGACCATCCAGAACGCACTTGGATATGCGCGGGCGAGAAGGGTGCAAATCAAGAAAAACACAACGGCCAGGGCTAGCGGCCACAAATCCACTCTGCGCGAAGCAAGATTCATCTGCGTCAATCCACCCGCGCGATCGCGTTGATACCGGCGCCATCCCCGATCATCCGCGCCAACTCCCGCGCCGTCGACGGCAATGGCCGGGAGGTTCGTTCGTCATAGAAGCTATATCCATTCGGGATGAAATAAGACATCAGCTGGTCCAGCGACGTGGCATGTTCCTCGAGCACATAGGGCGATAGCTCCATCACAAAAATCGGCCGCACATCCCGCAGCAGCGCGGTTGCACCGCGAAGAACGTCACATTCGAATCCGTCCACATCGAGTTTGACGAGCTGCACTTTGCGATCGGCAAGTTCGGACAGCACGCTGTCAAGACTTCGCGCCCGCGCCTGTTCTGTTCGCATCTCACGGCCGAGGTGCTTGGCATGCAGGCCGGCCTCGCGCGCCAGCGGCCAACTCGAATAGATCGCCGCAGGTACGAGGTCTGCATCGCGCTCGGTGAGGAAACAATGGCAGGCGGTGACGCGGGCCTTGAGTTCCGGGTTGAGCTCAAGGTTGCGGGTAAGCTTGCGAAACGCATAGTCGGTCGGCTCGAACGCGATGACGCGGCCATTGGGGCCGACCAGTTGGGCAAGATGGAGCGTGTGCGCGCCGATATTGGCGCCGATATCCAGCACCAGCGCTGCGGGAGAGACAAGCCGTCGCAAGGCGGCCTTGGTCTGGCGCTCATAAATGTTTCCGAGGTAAATGGCGAAATCAATCCCCTGCGAAAGATCCAGTTCGTAATTGATTCCTCCCCGCACAACGATGTCCCGATCGTTGCGGCCAAGCACGGCGCGACCGGCTCGAACGACGCGATAAATCGCGCGGGCACCGGCAATCTTATGGGTCGTTTTCATCGGAATTCCGATTTGTGAAGGCTCAATCGCGGCTGCTTTTAGCCGAGGGGTCTGGCGGTGTAAATTCGGCAACCCGCACAATCCGAGGTCGATGGCCGACCCATATGGACCGCCCCTGCGAGATATGTGATATCCGTCCCGCACGATCGTTTCCCCCGCATCTCATCGGTAACGCTGGCCCATTTTTCGGATGTTCCAAAGCCTGATCAGAAATTCCGCAGTGCACCTATTCGGATTGGCGGCGAAGCTCGGCGTTCAACGGCTGCCGCTGTTCGAGCGGGTGTTTCTCGCGCTCTATGCGGGGTACAAGCGGTACTTCGAAGCCGGTCCCATCGAACGACTTCAGGAATTCATCCCAACGGGATCGCTGGTGATCGACGTCGGCGCCAATGTCGGCTTTTTCTCTCTCCGCTTCGCGCAATGGGTGGGTTCCGGCGGCGAAGTCATTGCGATCGAGCCGGAGGCCCGTAACTACGAAACCCTGGCGGCGGCGCTGAAGCGCGAAGGCCTGTCCGGCAGGGTGCGCACGCTGAAGGCCGTCGCGGCCGCCACCGCGGGATCGATGTTTCTCGAGATCAATCAACTTCACCCGGCGGATCACAAGCTTTCCCGGGACGGCACCGGCGTCGCCGTCGAAGCGGTGAGGCTCGACGATCTGGTCCAGGACAAGGGCGGGGGCAGGCCCAGCCTGGTCAAGATCGACGTCCAGGGCGCCGAGATGCTGGTTCTGCAGGGCGCGCCCGACATTCTTGGATTGGCCGGTCCGGCGCTTTTTATCGAATTGAATGAGGAAGGATTGCAGAAATTCGGGTCGTCCGTATCCGCCATTCTGGATCATTTGTCGCAATACGGCTACGAGCCCTATTGGCTGATGCGGACG is drawn from Bradyrhizobium lablabi and contains these coding sequences:
- a CDS encoding extracellular catalytic domain type 1 short-chain-length polyhydroxyalkanoate depolymerase, giving the protein MSLAKNVEFLRHLPKLNGINGFSDFGKGLNAGLRSPLVETTGFGSNPGDLRMFSFVPANLQEPSALVVVLHGCGQTAAGYDFGAGWSTLAKRYGFALLMPEQQAVNNGQTCFNWFNPEDTARGSGEACSIRQMIAQMVGEHKISAQRIFVTGLSAGGAMTSVMLATYPEVFAAGAVIAGLPFGVATNVREALNGMFQTPANPASELGDLVRNASTHRGPWPKLSVWHGSADRTVNPANANEILKQWLDVHQLPQAPMSEANVDGYPRQVWWNADGETIVESYTITDMAHGTPLGIADNDERYGAQGAHLIEAGISSSYHIASFFGLTGWIPKPNAAPKEKAASKEAAAKNSKQAVKIVPVVAPAPTPDLADVLWPRTTLNRGPEPSRRRAIDVGSVITRALTAAGLMK
- a CDS encoding MFS transporter, which translates into the protein MHQMVSANLESSRRWWVLAIVVAAQFMFGVDAFIVNVAIPTIATELHASPAQIESVIAIYLIAYATLVVTGGRLGDIYGTRNVFLAGVLGFTLTSLWCGLARSGAELITARLAQGATAALMVPQVLATLHLLFPDASRSRAFGIYGVVLGLAGAAGFALGGVLVTSNLAGLGWRVVFFVNVPFGLAIIAAAWKIMPTVPQRAGTRLDIPGAIVLFTGVLCLIGPLLFGHDVGWAPWLWLVMAAGVAIIAAFLRLERAVASRGGMPLIDLALLSDRAFMRGLGAAFFFFFANLSFYLIMTLFMQRGLHIPPLQAGLVFVPLAIAFVIASRHSALRARHRGTLVLIEGCATQVAGLAALALTVALVATPTASLLALLLVIFGYGQGLVMAPLSGTVLSTVKAASAGSGSGMYGTTSQIANAAGIAAIGAVFFAIEAVTSVRLALYASVALFALSILTSVAFLSWMRRAGCEYGRSRLPAVNSGE
- a CDS encoding winged helix-turn-helix transcriptional regulator, which encodes MANAKSAQACGCPVAAFQKMISGKYKLRIVWDLQDGPKRYSEIRTGLLRGSSGSAVIAPRVLSRELKALTEQGLIDRKDFGVVPPKVEYRLTRKGKSFVPVIAAIRNWGARHLAEANADQMVAAE
- a CDS encoding SDR family oxidoreductase, whose product is MILVSGATGLNGQELLRVLSAKGVAVRALVRNPAKADAIAALPHVQLVQGDMARPETLAAALRDVERAMLISSSAPDMLEVQSNFIDAAKRAGVKHVIKLSGIMPELDSAFRFARMHGEIEQRLEASGLAFTHLRAGEFMPAYFRQVPNIVAKGAMFLPMEDARIASIDVGDIAEITARVLTGSGHEGKIYPLTGPEALTMTEVAEKLSAATGKTIRYVNVPPEDARKAQLAAGMPPYLADALFELFAERRNGKEAAVWPDAGTLLGRRPKSFDEFARRHAAIFRGEAPPPKV
- a CDS encoding hybrid sensor histidine kinase/response regulator gives rise to the protein MLKLNKRSSADFLAGGGEMGALMRAYDWSASPLGKPETWPQSLRTAVRILLNTNHPMFIWWGEELIQFYNDAYRQTMGPERHPSALGQRGRECWAEIWPIIGPQIEQVMRGGGATWHENQLVPVTRHGRLEQVYWTYGYSPIDEDDGIGGVLVVCRDVTEDYLAAVKLRERSRIWNVTQDMLVIVDRNGVWRTVNPAWTRTFGWSEAELLNRTSEWLEHPDDGGLTRMDVGHLIQGNLTVRFEGRFRHKDGSYRWLSWTGVPDQDRIFAVARDVTVEKAAAERLKATEEALRQSQKMEAVGQLTGGIAHDFNNLLTGIVGSLDLLQTRLDQGRTENVARYIDAAMTSANRAAALTHRLLAFARRQPLIPKGVDVNQLIVSLEDLLRRTIGETIDLQIAAAADLWWTLCDPNQLESALLNLAINARDAMPEGGTLTIATSNVRLDSVTADTPALSPGDYICVEVTDTGVGMSAEVAARAFDPFFTTKPIGQGTGLGLSMIYGFARQSNGHATIDSRVGQGTSIRLYLPRHQGGVAAPLGSAARTTEHAFTGETVLVVEDEPTVRGVILEMLQDQGFRTLEAVDGPSGLRVLRTSARIDLLVTDVGLPGISGRQLADQARETRPGLKILFMTGYAESAAVSQGFLQAGMEMITKPFELDNLARKIRSMISG